Sequence from the Helianthus annuus cultivar XRQ/B chromosome 13, HanXRQr2.0-SUNRISE, whole genome shotgun sequence genome:
ATGCTAAGGGTTCTAAGTTTGGGAAATTTATGCATCAGCGAGGTGCCAGAGACCATTGGCAGTTTGAAACATCTCCGATATCTTAATTTATCTAACAACCCAATCACGCATTTACCAGCAAGTGTTGGCAATCTCTACAATTTGCAAACATTATTACTTTATGGTTGTAGTGACTTAATTAAGTTTCCCAACAACTTCTCAAAGCTTAAAAACTTGTGGCATTTGGACATTCATTTTACTCCGCTTTTGAATAAGTTCCCCCCACTACAAGGCCTGAGAAGAGAGTTCGAGACTCTCCAGATGAAAGATGATGAAGCTGTTGCAGATTTCTTGTCAAGAGTCATGACGAATGTTAATCAGAAGAGAGCATATGGAGAGGTGGTGTCTAACCAACAAGTGGTGGAAAAAGTGCTGCGAAGTCTTCCTACAAATGGGATCACGTTGTCACAGCCATGGAAGAATCAAAGGATTTGTCTAGGCTTACCTTTGATCAACTGATGGGTTCTCTCCAGTCTCATGTGACAAGAGTTAATCGAAGTGTTGAGCATGTTGAAGAAGAACGTGCGTTTCAGGCCAAGGAAAACGATGTTACTGTTGCTCGATGTTACTTTAATAGGTTTGGTCACATACGATCAGAATGTTGATACGAGCCTCAAGCTAACACGGcggttgatcaagaagatgatgaggatgagtGCAGGCTGTTTTTGGCGCATGAAGAAATTAATGACGAAGTCCAGGCTAAGGCGTCTATGGCAACTACTAACGAAGCTAAACATCCTAATGTTTGGTTCATAGACAGTGGATGTTCAAATCATATGACAGGCCATCATGATATTTTTAAACAACTTGACACCAAAAAGAAGGTAGATGTAAAGATGGGCAATGGAAAGGGAATTCAAGTGGAAGGAAAAGGAAGAGTTAAGCTGGTTATGGGAGATGGTCAGCCAAAGGTGTTGGATGATGTTCAATATGCTCCTGATTTGGGGTATAATCTTTTAAGTGTGGGCCAGTTGATGAAAAATGGGTATAGGGTGTTATTTGATGATGATGCTTGTACTATCACACACAAGTCAACAGGAAAAGTAACTTGCATGGTATCAATGGCTGCCAACAACACTTTTCCTCTTGATTTAAGCAAAAAGGTTGATACTGCTTTGGTGATAGATGGACGTGACACATCCTTGTGGCATAACCGGTATGGTCATTTACACGAACAAGCATTACAGCAACTTAGCAGGGAAACATGGTGACGGATCTTCCATCTATAGGCAACTTGGAACAATGTGAAGGGTGTATTCTTGGTAAGCAAACTAGAAGACCGTTTCCAACTCGAACTTGGCGTACGAGCAGCCCGTTGCAGTAGATACACGCTGATTTAGTTGGGCCCATGCAAACTCGGTCATTAGGAGGTAATTTTTACTGCTTCTTGTTAACTGATGAATATACTCGGATGAGTTGggttattttttaaacaaaaaatcagAAAgtcttgaaatgtttaaaaagtTCAAGACAAAAGTGGAAAAGGAAAGTGGGTTCTTCATCAAAACCTTGCGCACGGATCGTGGAGGGGAGTTTATTGGGAAGTTGTTCAATGAGTTTTGTGTAGATCCTGGTATTCATCGTGATCTTACGGCTCCCTATACACCGGAGCAGAACGGAATTGCCGAAAGAAAAAGTCGGACAGTTGTGGAAATGGCAAGATGTATGCTGCAAGCAAAGGGTTTATCGAATCGGTTTTGGGGTGAGGCAGTCTCTACAGCGGTTTACCTCACTTCTTTGTCACCAACTACAGCGATTCCGGGTAAGACAATGTATGAAATGTGGTATGGAACAAAACCCTCTGTCAATCATTTAAGAGTTTTTGGCTGCATAGCCTATGCTCTTGTTCCATCCCAGGTACGAAAAAAACTGGATGCAAAGTCAAAAAAATGTATTTTTGTCGGGTACTGAGCAAACTCTAAGGTCTATCGTTTGTTTGATCCAGTGAAGAAAACAATTATAACAAGTCGGGATGTAGTATTTTGTGAAGAGGGGCTGTTGGAGTGAAGATTTGCAGTATGATCACAACCAAGTTGGTACAACTTTTGTAAGAGGAATCTCATTTCATGAAGAAGCAAGTGGCCATGCAAGTGATGTGAATTCCAAGTCAAGGCAATGTTAGTCAAAGTCAAACTCAATCAGCCTCACAGATCAACATTTATGAAGAAGGTGGTAGTTCACCATCAGCTGATGAAGAGATTAATGCTAACAGTGGGTCGCCTTTGGAGTCGAGTTCTGGTAGCACGAGTAAGTCTGATTCTGCCCATCGTGTAGGTGATCTTGGCCATATTTACAACATTACTACACCCATCCTTGATTATGAAGCATGTCAACTTGCTCTCTCGGCTGTTGAACCAAACACGTATCAAGAAGCTATGAAGATAACTGAGTGGAAAAAGGCGATGCAAGATGAAATCTTGGCCCTAGAAAAACATAAAACATGGAGCTTGACACAATTGCCACAAGGTAAGGAGCCCATTGGACTTAAGTAGGTGTTTAAGTTAAAACTACATGCAGATGGGAGTGTGCAACGCCATAAGGCTCGCCTTGTTGCAAAAGGATATACACAGCAGAGCGAGATAGATTACGAAGAAACGTTTTCACCAGTTGCTCAGTTCGAAACGGTACGAACAGTTCTGGCACTTGCGGCTCAAAATGGCTGGATGGCGTATCAATTTGACGTCAAATCTGCGTTCTTGAATGGTGTATTGAATGAAGAGGTTTATGTTATCCAACCGCCTGGTTTTGAAAGGAAGGGTCAAGAAAAAATGGTGTTCAAGCTTCATAAAGCGCTCTACGGGCTAAAACAAGCCCCACGAGCTTGGTACAACAGGATTGATTCATATTTGGTGCAACATGGATATAAAAGGAGTCAAAGTGAGCTCACTTTATACATAAAAAGAGTTGGTGAAAGTGAAGTTATTGTTGTatgtttgtatgttgatgatatagTGTACACAAGCTCTTCAAAAAGACTTCTGGCTGAATTCAAGGAAAAGATGGTTAGTGAATTCGAAATGATGGATATTGGTGTTCTAAGTTATTTTCTGGGATTGGAAGTAAGGCCACacggggtggttcactagtgatgggTTTTAGTGATGGGAGCAcccaatcaaatcatgccatgttAGCACCCAATATTCTAGTgatagtgatagaaatgtagtgggggtggtatcactagtgatggggattccaatgtacaagtattaatgcacaatgtacaagtcataccctatcaaaactcaaaagtTTAACGCGTGATACATGTAACGCGTTACATTTATAACGCGTGGTGAGCTCGGCGGCGGCGGTGTTCCGTTTGAGTTCAACGCCTGATACATGATCATCATGCATGTGCCCCGTGTGGCCTAAAGCAACAGTCAAACGGGACATTTTTGTCGCAGTAGAAGTATGCATGAGATCTTCTGAAAAGGTTTGGGATGGAGCAATGCAAATCGGTGTTAACTCCTATGAATACAAATGATAAATTCCAGGTTGAAGACGGTGGAGAAGCTGCTGATGCAACTGTATTCAGAAGTATGATAGGTGGTCTTATCTATCTTACTCACTCACGTCCTGATATTGCATTCGCTGTGGGAGTGGTGTCAAGGTTCATGCAGAAACCTTCAGTTTATCATTTGGGAGCTGCAAAACGCATCCTAAGATATGTAGCAGGAACTTTGAACTTAGGGCTATGGTATGAGAAGACAGACAAGGTTGAGTTGATTGGTTACACCGATAGTGACTGGGAAAAATCTATTGATGATAGAAAGAGTATATCGGCTAGTGTGTTTTCTCTTAGCACTGCAGCTGTTACCTGGAGTTCGAAGAAGCAAGACATAGTTGCATTATCTATGACAGAAGCTGAGTATATCGCAACAACAGCAGCTGCGTGTCAGGCCACTTGGATGAGAAAGATACTACTTGAACTGGGTCATGTGCAAGAGGGGGCAACTAAGATCATGTGTGATAACACGTCAGCTGTGTTTTTGTTGAAGAATAAGGCTCTACATGGACAAAGCAAGCATATTGACACTAGGTTTCATTTCATTCGAAACTTAGTTGAAGGGAGGCAAGTTGAGCTGCAGTCATGCCCAACAGAGGAACAAGTTGCAGACATATTGACCAAACCGCTGGGAACGGAGCAGTTTGTGTATCTTCGAGGAAGACTTGGGTTGAAGACTCTTTGAATTACGAGGGGGTATTGAGAATAATTCAAAAAGTATTTGCATGTGTTTTTAATTGTGTTTGAATAAGTATGGTACATCCTAGTCTACAGGAACGTATTGGGTCAGTAGGAGTCAGTTGGGTTTGCTTTTACTGTTTCATGTTTACGTTGTAGTCTGCTCTATATAAGCCGCTTTATGCAATGAATAAAGTATCTTGTTTTCTGGCTTCTTGATATCGCAAATAACAAAAGTAAAAGGAGTAAAACTGAAGCAAAAACAGTAATACAAGCACAAATACGCAGAGATCGATTCGAAATCAAATTACACATGTGTACGACAGATTTTGCATGCAAAGTTAACAAAATGAAGCCAGGGTTTGTGTTGAGTTCAATTTCACCATAGCTCGTAATGAGGAAAAAGCTCAATTCATGCTTTACTTGTGGTTAATTTAGATTTATGTTGAATTTAACCAAATTGTCGAATTCTAGCTCCATCTTTTTTGCATGGTTTTTCACCAAAAGGAATGAAGTGGACTGGATTCTTTCAATGATTTTCTCCGGTACACACAGCTTAGCCGAAAAAATAAGATTGTTTCTTGCTGTCCATATTCCCCAACatgatggatgatgatgatgatgtcttTATGCTTTAGTGTTatgattataaatttcattttcaGTTTCACAGTATGTTTTCAATATTTAAATAATTAGAAAGACTCTAATCTACAGATAGTGAACTTAACGGATAGAAAATGCTTACAAGTAAAAGAAGGAGAACTAATATTGATAGTTAGTTTATGTTTAAGACCATTTTGTCCTTTATTAAAagagaggaaaaagacaaaaaaaaaaaaaattgaatctTAACAAAAAATctaaccagattttgattttaaatgaaaatggtaacaaaattgaaaccacatggacctagattcaaaagttttgagttttggactaataTTTTGACAGTTTACTCGTTAGTTTATGTTTAAGGGCTATTTTCTTTCTGTTTTACAATATAAAATTGAAAGTAAAAGGACTAAAACTAAAGAATAAACAGTAATAGAGGGGGGATATTGTAAGCATTCAAACTCTTAACTTCCCCGTCTTCATCAGGTGGTTTACAAGAGCAAATACGCAGCGATCGATCGAAATTAAATTACACGTATCACATATGTACCAGATATTTTGCCTGACAATGAAGCTAGGGTTTGTGTTCAGTTCGATTTTAACAGATTGTTACGGCTAATCATGCGTGTTCCAACTGTTCGATTTTACAATGGGACCTGCCAACTGTTCGACGAAATGCCTCAGAAAACACAAGGTTTATACACTGGGTTTTTTGATGTTCTTAATCTTGTTGAGTGTTGTAAAGTAAGACCTGATCTTCAAAGTGTGGTAAATGTTCATGCTTTAGCATTGAAAGTTGGTGTTCTTGCAGTAAGTGTATTTGTTCAAATGTTGGAGGATGGAATCAACTTTCAAAACCTTTAACTCTTTTGATTGTCGTTTCAGCGGTTTTGAGAGTTGCAAAGAGATTAGGATATTTAGAACTTGTTCATAGTTTAGGTGTATAAAATGGTTTGCTTTCGGATTGTGATCTGCAAAATGCTCTGATCAGTTCGTACGCTAAATATGGGCTCCTCGGAGAGAATGTTTCTTGAAACAGAAATGAAAGACAAGATTTCATGGAACTCGACAATAAGTGGTTGTTTAAGCAATGATCGGCCCGATAAATTTCATTGAATTTGGAATTTGCAAATTGAACATGTTGGGTGgtgagatgatggtggtggtgatgatggaggtggtggtgggtggtggctaATGAAATTAAGGTTTATATGAAAAGTGGGGTGAGATTACCATTATGCTCTCCGTCAAATGGTCAAGTGGGGTGGCTAATGTTCATTATATTTAGGTTTAAAGTTTAACCAATGTTTTGAAACCCGGACCGGACCGGTCGGACCGGCGACCGGAGTCCTAAACGGTCCGGTCCAGGGTGTTTGACCGCTTCTGCATCTAACCGGCCGGCCGGATCGGCGACCGGCGGCCGGACCGGAGGTTCGGTGAAAAAAGTGGCCGGACCGGTGAAGTTAAACGGGAAATCAAGTCTGAAAACAGTGTATATATCAGCAGCCTTCAATCAAAAGAGATGATTGATTAAAAGCCTTCAATAACCAGCAGGCTTCAATCAGGATCTACACTTCAATTAGACAAGAATAGAAGAAATAGATAACCATTGACCAATGAGTGGACTTGAAATTACAGACCCATATTTTAGTAGGTGGCACCATTGAAGGGATTACTGATGACGGCCGTTGGAAGAGAGGTAGAAGACAAGCAAAACAATTTAACCCTAAATGAAAAGTGTTTATATGTTATAAATTGTGGGTTTTATTGAAAGGCTTAGAGACTATTGTATATGGGCTGTAAAAATTGACCACTATTGTATTACTACACATTAAAAAAATGAATAATAATAAGCataaatttatttatatatattttaaattgtAAACTAATTATCTGGTTCTTAAATCCGGTCAGACCGGTTCGACCAATGAACCGGTAAGACAACCGGTTCAACATCCGGCCCGGTTATGAAAACATTGAGTTTAACATATAATTTATCACTAGGCTAAAGGACTTAAAGAATATAACTTTTGGGCTTAAACAATTTAAGTATCAACACGGGCTTAATATTTGTTATTTTCTTAGTTGTGAGCTTAAATATTTATAttgatttatatttattatttaggtTATACTATGTgtctatatatattttttttttaaaatttaaaatttaagatTCTTTGGGTCGGTGTCAAAAGTTTATATGGATTGTTTACTCGTTTTCGAATATGCATAGGGGTTGGTGTCACAAATTCATGGGGTCATTATCATATataatactaaaaataaaaaataaaaataatggggTGTGGTTGACCCCCGTACCTATGCCTTAGGTACGCCACTGGCAGGGTGGATGAGGTGTGACTAAAGCTGTCTGAAGAGGAGGATATGGTACTTGTGCCATTGCCGGATGAGAAGGAGACTGAGAGGATTGTTTTTTGGAGAGGAAAAAGATGAGCTGTTAAGCAGGTATATGCCAGTGAGAATCTGTTGGAGGATGTTgcgattgaaccctaccagaggaacagataatgaaagccaaaaccggatcataACAGTGGACTCttaataagcagctgtttacacttgGCTTTCCCTTTGgcagtggtaatctaacagctgatagataaatactgctcactataacaactgatgaaccaagcactgatgaaactctaaagactgctgaagacaaacactattgctctatctactgttgttccctaagtactgctgaagacataagcactgcccattcaaggactgatcacctttgaagaaagcactgatgctcaacatcagtgctcaggctacaacagcggaacgtgaagcagttgttatctcttgttttgtattgtacttataatcagCTATtacacatcagtagtttgtatggaacagtgtttataggttgttaggttgttagatgtcactatcatggtgacgtcagctgagatgcttcagtggtttggtttgcctataaatggagcagtaccctgtactgttacatttgattgactgagtggattcttcttctccagtccaatcctttcatttTGTGCAACCAActttggggtatcaggctgagggggagcttagttctgtaagcatgcttataatcatttgctttgtatttcaatcattcaacttaatgaaaagcattTGTTTACCAAACTATTTTCTCTTCTGATTGTGTTCACAAAGTTTgtttttcatttccgctgcacttaatctcATTTTTATATTCACTGTTCTGTCAAAATTATACAAAcgagcacaatcatgacagcctccgatcctaacaattggtatcagagcctggacagtcaatgtcacaacccccgggaacgggcggccgtgagccagtttcggtggtatcgtgtatggtctaatttggcagcggaaaatttcatcaggaccgtagttaggaaatattttatcagagtaaaaccaccatattttcataatattaaacacatgggataaaacccaagttttcagtacacatattttcataggaataaatcctattttatttagtaaaaacatctattttattttaggtaactttattgccacttttccaagccttcagtgctctccagctggcttttattggcttcacactaagttacctgaaacacgtgtttaaaaacattttatcagcaggaaatactggtgagtgaatcccagtttaaccAAATTTactaaaaaccaatttgcagtattgagggcacatccgcaattacatttgtatccaagacatcacaattaacatcagtggtacggtcatactcaacttatgggatgttaccacgccagtaaccaattttgtatacaagaccccaacatacccactataattgtattctttacaaatactcaaaaactgttttgtatatatttaattaagtgaggttttgtaagaacagtaaataaaaaggtttacaaaaagcgaatcaactcacaaaaatgagttcataaaaagaaggatcactcacattgctattatagggctttcctttgtgattccctggttatagtctaattaaataaacaatgcacacgcgttagtataataacccattttaacattagtaataccctacccgagacggtattccaacgactacgtcgggcagaaccacgacagccgttacggaaccctagatcaatcgggcagagtatctaatacgtatccaggggttatgatacttacaacgaggcagagcttcgctaattagggggggtataatacccgcgtaTTATTCCTAATATTCAGAATTTGAGATTGAGAAATGATTGTGAGCGAACTCCGAATGAAATCCGATGCGTTCTATATATAGTGCTGATACTTGGtctctacgcggcccgcgtaagggtagacaggagtctacgcggcccgcgtcaaactCCAGTCAATGCGTAGCTTATCCTGGTCATGATCTAGACCTGCCACGATGTCGACACGTGTcggcaccgggctgcgccacactTTAGGTTactcgcggcccgcgtcaacttaATAtatggtttacgcggcccgcctggacttaAGAAATAAACGGTATCAGGTTTAAACACTGATACGGCCCGCGTAAGCTTGAGGTGAGGtcctatgcggcccgcctcaacttactttTTCTTGTTTTCCATTTATTTTTAATACTATATTATAATTCGGACTCGGTTTTCACGTATGGGATGTATTTCAGGAAGT
This genomic interval carries:
- the LOC110901983 gene encoding putative disease resistance RPP13-like protein 1, which translates into the protein MAEGFLNLSSSNKSMERLGLEYLEELLSRSLLQHAPNDKSSFVMHDLLNDLATSVAGEFFSRLDIEMVPDVRKETLEKYCHMSFVCDEYIAYPKFDPFKTAKSLRTFLSLQGKDSFEKFYLSSKILVYLLPELPMLRVLSLGNLCISEVPETIGSLKHLRYLNLSNNPITHLPASVGNLYNLQTLLLYGCSDLIKFPNNFSKLKNLWHLDIHFTPLLNKFPPLQGLRREFETLQMKDDEAVADFLSRVMTNVNQKRAYGEVVSNQQVVEKVLRSLPTNGITLSQPWKNQRICLGLPLIN